A section of the Oryza sativa Japonica Group chromosome 1, ASM3414082v1 genome encodes:
- the LOC9268603 gene encoding uncharacterized protein: protein MVREEKLDFVLVPLGLAVLAVYHLWLLYAVLRHPTRTVVGLNAIARKRWVTVMMANTEKNGVLAVQTLRNNIMASTVLATTAITLVSVISVFLGATAGRSPASPSSSSSGAPLLVYGSKTGEVFAVKYLAISLCFMLAFVCNVQAIRLYAHASFLLGLPPVAGEGEGEAAAAAAVAREEFAAYVARTVNRGSHSWSLGLRAFYASLALFMWTFGPIPMLACSVLMCGLLYFLDTTRERAAAVAGIHHGHKDSTV from the exons GAGAAGCTTGACTTTGTGCTGGTGCCGCTGGGCCTGGCCGTGCTGGCCGTCTACCACCTGTGGCTCCTCTACGCCGTCCTCCGCCACCCCACCCGCACCGTCGTCGGCCTCAACGCCATCGCCCGCAAGCGCTGGGTCACCGTCATGATGGCC AACACGGAGAAGAACGGCGTGCTGGCCGTGCAGACGCTGCGGAACAACATCATGGCGTCGACGGTGCTTGCCACGACGGCCATCACGCTCGTCTCCGTCATCAGCGTCTTCCTCGGCGCCACGGCGGGAAGGTCCCCGGCGtccccctcgtcgtcgtcgtcgggggcgCCGCTGCTGGTGTACGGGAGCAAGACCGGGGAGGTGTTCGCGGTCAAGTACCTGGCCATCTCGCTCTGCTTCATGCTCGCCTTCGTCTGCAACGTGCAGGCCATCCGCCTGTACGCGCACGCCAGCTTCCTCCTCGGCctgccgcccgtcgccggcgagggggagggggaggcggcggcggcggcggcggtagcgcggGAGGAGTTCGCGGCGTACGTGGCGCGGACGGTGAACAGGGGGAGCCACTCCTGGTCGCTGGGACTCCGCGCCTTCTACGCGTCGCTGGCGCTCTTCATGTGGACGTTCGGGCCCATCCCGATGCTGGCGTGCAGCGTGCTCATGTGCGGACTGCTCTACTTCCTCGACACCACCagggagcgcgccgccgccgtggccgggaTCCACCACGGTCACAAGGATAGCACCGTGTAG